Proteins found in one Cellulomonas palmilytica genomic segment:
- a CDS encoding acyltransferase family protein has translation MTSTTTLPRSSASSGPDRPSGERRGTPARRDIQVLRAVAVAAVVVFHAWPQALPGGYVGVDVFFVVSGFLITSHLLRHPPTDVRGLAAFWARRVRRLLPAAATVLAVTTVASVVLLPSHLLTQAARELLAATLVRENWQLADQATDYLGADAAPSPAQHFWSLGVEEQFYLVWPLLLAAAALVARRTGRLRAVAGGLVGAATLASLWWSAALTAADPARAYFVTTTRVWELGLGALVAVVGARTRGLVRVRAVAGWVGLAAIVYAALRFTGETAFPGTSALVPTLGTVLVVASATDDVPGGLGAVLGRRPVVRLGDVSYGVYLWHWPLLVLAPFALGAQITGWGLAGVVAVTLVLAFASTRWVEDPVRHAPRLVGSLSRTFALGAVAAAVCAALAVGAGAIGAARAAHEEDLFARAKAGQEPCFAAQAVRDPACDPVGERLLVAPGAAAGDRSELYADGCWNNTPFSSRRTCTYGAADPVRTIALLGNSHAGQWQPALVGQVERERWSLTTYLTSECYPVDLPVDVTRPSAVEGCSRWTQWAVDEIVAQDPDLAVLAARTFRPLLDVPEEDQRAEQRAAYGRLLERLTSAGIPVLVLRDTPDLGGPAPDCVARERGGWRSCTHPADVAIEPDPLADAAADDPSGLVSVLDLDHVLCWDERCHDVVGGAIVYFDHGHLTRTFAESLRPEVEAAVTARIGS, from the coding sequence ATGACCTCGACGACCACGCTCCCCCGCAGCTCGGCGTCGTCCGGCCCCGACCGGCCGTCCGGCGAGCGACGCGGCACCCCGGCGCGCCGGGACATCCAGGTCCTGCGCGCCGTCGCCGTCGCCGCCGTGGTCGTCTTCCACGCGTGGCCGCAGGCCCTGCCCGGCGGGTACGTGGGCGTCGACGTGTTCTTCGTCGTGTCCGGCTTCCTCATCACATCCCACCTGCTGCGACACCCGCCCACGGACGTGCGCGGGCTCGCGGCGTTCTGGGCGCGGCGGGTGCGACGCCTGCTGCCCGCGGCCGCCACCGTGCTCGCCGTGACGACCGTCGCGAGCGTCGTGCTCCTGCCGAGCCACCTGCTCACGCAGGCGGCGCGCGAGCTGCTCGCCGCGACCCTCGTCCGGGAGAACTGGCAGCTCGCGGACCAGGCCACGGACTACCTCGGGGCGGACGCGGCCCCCAGCCCGGCGCAGCACTTCTGGTCGCTCGGGGTCGAGGAGCAGTTCTACCTCGTGTGGCCCCTGCTGCTGGCCGCCGCGGCGCTCGTCGCGCGCCGCACGGGACGGTTGCGTGCGGTCGCCGGCGGCCTCGTCGGGGCCGCGACGCTCGCCTCGCTGTGGTGGAGCGCGGCGCTCACCGCCGCGGACCCCGCACGTGCGTACTTCGTCACGACGACGCGCGTGTGGGAGCTCGGGCTCGGGGCGCTCGTCGCGGTCGTGGGAGCCCGGACGCGCGGGCTCGTGCGCGTGCGTGCGGTCGCGGGCTGGGTGGGGCTCGCCGCGATCGTGTACGCCGCGCTGCGGTTCACCGGCGAGACGGCCTTCCCGGGCACCTCGGCCCTCGTGCCCACGCTCGGCACCGTGCTCGTGGTCGCGAGCGCCACCGACGACGTCCCCGGCGGGCTGGGCGCGGTGCTCGGTCGCCGGCCCGTCGTTCGGCTCGGTGACGTCTCGTACGGCGTCTACCTGTGGCACTGGCCCCTGCTGGTGCTCGCGCCGTTCGCGCTCGGTGCGCAGATCACCGGGTGGGGGCTGGCGGGCGTCGTGGCCGTCACGCTGGTCCTGGCGTTCGCGAGCACGCGCTGGGTCGAGGACCCGGTACGGCACGCCCCACGGCTCGTCGGCTCGCTGTCCCGCACGTTCGCGCTCGGCGCGGTCGCCGCGGCGGTGTGCGCGGCGCTCGCGGTCGGCGCCGGCGCGATCGGCGCGGCGCGTGCCGCGCACGAGGAGGACCTGTTCGCGCGTGCGAAGGCCGGGCAGGAACCGTGCTTCGCCGCGCAGGCGGTGCGCGACCCCGCGTGCGACCCCGTCGGCGAGCGCCTGCTCGTCGCCCCGGGTGCCGCGGCCGGCGACCGCAGCGAGCTGTACGCCGACGGCTGCTGGAACAACACACCGTTCTCGTCACGCCGGACCTGCACGTACGGCGCCGCCGACCCCGTGCGGACGATCGCACTGCTCGGCAACTCGCACGCCGGGCAATGGCAGCCCGCGCTCGTCGGCCAGGTCGAGCGCGAGAGGTGGTCCCTCACGACGTACCTGACGTCCGAGTGCTACCCCGTCGATCTCCCGGTCGACGTGACACGGCCTTCCGCGGTCGAGGGCTGCAGCCGGTGGACGCAGTGGGCGGTCGACGAGATCGTCGCGCAGGACCCGGACCTCGCCGTGCTGGCGGCGCGAACGTTCCGCCCCCTGCTCGACGTCCCGGAGGAGGACCAGCGCGCGGAGCAGCGGGCCGCCTACGGGCGCCTTCTCGAGCGTCTGACCTCAGCGGGCATCCCCGTGCTGGTGCTGCGCGACACGCCCGACCTCGGTGGCCCGGCGCCCGACTGCGTGGCGCGCGAACGCGGTGGCTGGCGGTCGTGCACGCACCCCGCCGACGTCGCGATCGAGCCCGACCCGCTCGCCGACGCGGCGGCTGACGACCCGAGCGGGCTCGTGTCAGTGCTCGACCTCGACCACGTGCTCTGCTGGGACGAGCGCTGCCACGACGTGGTGGGCGGCGCGATCGTGTACTTCGACCACGGGCACCTGACCCGCACGTTCGCGGAGTCGTTGCGTCCCGAGGTCGAGGCGGCCGTCACGGCGCGCATCGGCTCCTAG
- a CDS encoding FHA domain-containing protein codes for MSTVVCPEGHASTSTDYCDVCGAPIASSGASAPAATPQSSCAAAPTTCPHCQSPAAAGALFCENCGYDFTTGATPAPLTPPLAGSGPAPASAASAATGEHPAVSASAGTSPEQAASSPADPDGDPQSGGALPTPAPDGPDSWVAEVWVDPDWYALQSPEDPMPSAGLPALVPLRTRSVLVGRPSVSRNIHPNIDCGADSGVSRRHCQLNTDGTRWWVEDLQSSNGTYVARVGEPLPQAPIPVGQRHELADGDRVYVGAWTRIVVRRALPGEV; via the coding sequence GTGAGCACGGTCGTCTGCCCCGAGGGGCACGCCTCGACGTCGACCGACTACTGCGACGTGTGCGGCGCGCCCATCGCGTCGAGCGGTGCCTCGGCACCGGCCGCGACGCCGCAGTCGTCCTGTGCCGCCGCGCCGACGACGTGCCCGCACTGCCAGTCGCCCGCGGCGGCCGGCGCGCTGTTCTGCGAGAACTGCGGCTACGACTTCACGACGGGCGCGACCCCCGCGCCGCTCACCCCACCCCTCGCCGGTTCCGGGCCGGCCCCGGCGTCCGCGGCGTCCGCCGCGACGGGGGAGCACCCCGCGGTCTCGGCGTCCGCAGGGACGTCGCCCGAGCAGGCGGCCTCGTCGCCCGCCGACCCGGACGGCGACCCGCAGTCCGGCGGCGCTCTGCCCACGCCCGCACCGGACGGCCCGGACTCGTGGGTCGCGGAGGTGTGGGTCGACCCCGACTGGTACGCGCTGCAGTCGCCCGAGGACCCGATGCCGTCGGCCGGCCTGCCCGCGCTCGTCCCGCTGCGCACGCGCAGCGTGCTCGTCGGACGCCCGTCGGTGTCCCGCAACATCCACCCGAACATCGACTGCGGCGCGGACTCGGGCGTCTCGCGCCGGCACTGCCAGCTCAACACCGACGGGACGCGCTGGTGGGTGGAGGACCTGCAGTCCTCGAACGGTACGTACGTGGCCCGCGTCGGGGAGCCCCTGCCGCAGGCGCCGATCCCGGTGGGCCAGCGGCACGAGCTCGCGGACGGCGACCGCGTGTACGTCGGCGCGTGGACGCGCATCGTCGTGCGCCGCGCGCTGCCGGGCGAGGTCTGA
- a CDS encoding vWA domain-containing protein: MAVFTAEVFQNEFLPQGSTDVHAIVTLTSEGAGSADTASGGVAEIIMVDTSGSMSGRNMDAAKHAAQVAVDQIPDGTWFAIVGGSHVAMRVFPYPNAVRDMVQMEPGARFEAKRAIASLQPSGGTAMSTWLSLADRLFATVPHAPQRHAILLTDGKNESEPRHALSNVVRAVTGHFQCDARGVGANWQVDELREISTALLGTVDLIANPDDIAADFRDLVQRSMARGIADADLRVWAPQGAQVLFVRQVSPTVEDLTARRREVNPLTGAYPTGSWGDESRDYHVAVRVPSKPVGSEQLAARVQIAVGGEVLASGLVKARWSDDDSLTARISPEVAHYTGQAELAVAIQEGLAAKAAGDEATATVKLGRAVQLAQETGNDEATSRLRRVVEIEDPEQGTVRLKRNTDRLDEMALDTASTKTTRVRR; encoded by the coding sequence GTGGCCGTCTTCACTGCCGAGGTCTTCCAGAACGAGTTCCTGCCCCAGGGCAGCACGGACGTGCACGCGATCGTCACGTTGACGAGCGAGGGGGCGGGGTCCGCAGACACCGCGTCGGGCGGCGTCGCCGAGATCATCATGGTCGACACGTCCGGCTCGATGAGCGGGCGCAACATGGACGCCGCGAAGCACGCGGCGCAGGTCGCGGTCGACCAGATCCCGGACGGAACGTGGTTCGCGATCGTCGGCGGCAGCCACGTCGCGATGCGCGTGTTCCCGTACCCGAACGCGGTGCGGGACATGGTGCAGATGGAGCCGGGTGCGCGGTTCGAGGCCAAGCGCGCGATCGCGTCGCTCCAGCCGTCGGGCGGCACCGCGATGAGCACCTGGCTCTCGCTGGCCGACCGACTGTTCGCGACCGTGCCGCACGCGCCGCAGCGGCACGCGATCCTGCTGACGGACGGCAAGAACGAGTCCGAGCCGCGGCACGCGCTGTCGAACGTGGTCCGTGCGGTCACGGGGCACTTCCAGTGCGACGCGCGCGGGGTGGGCGCGAACTGGCAGGTCGACGAGCTGCGCGAGATCTCCACCGCGCTGCTCGGCACGGTCGACCTCATCGCGAACCCCGACGACATCGCGGCGGACTTCCGCGACCTCGTGCAGCGTTCGATGGCGCGCGGCATCGCGGACGCGGACCTGCGCGTGTGGGCCCCGCAGGGCGCGCAGGTGCTGTTCGTCCGGCAGGTCTCGCCGACCGTGGAGGACCTCACGGCCCGCCGTCGCGAGGTCAACCCGCTGACCGGCGCGTACCCGACGGGCTCGTGGGGCGACGAGTCGCGCGACTACCACGTCGCGGTCCGCGTCCCGTCGAAGCCGGTCGGCTCCGAGCAGCTCGCGGCGCGCGTGCAGATCGCCGTGGGCGGCGAGGTGCTCGCCTCGGGACTGGTGAAGGCGCGCTGGTCCGACGACGACTCGCTCACGGCCCGCATCAGCCCGGAGGTCGCGCACTACACGGGCCAGGCGGAGCTCGCGGTCGCGATCCAGGAGGGTCTCGCGGCGAAGGCCGCGGGCGACGAGGCGACCGCCACGGTCAAGCTCGGCCGCGCGGTGCAGCTCGCGCAGGAGACCGGGAACGACGAGGCGACGAGCCGCCTGCGACGGGTCGTGGAGATCGAGGACCCCGAGCAGGGCACGGTGCGGCTCAAGCGCAACACGGACCGGCTCGACGAGATGGCGCTGGACACCGCGTCGACGAAGACGACCCGGGTGCGCCGGTGA
- a CDS encoding PP2C family protein-serine/threonine phosphatase, producing the protein MSGTTSAATCAGCGGALHADDRFCEACGTPVGTGQALPPVPPPPAAKVADEDDDDAPLPAGGAGGCRACGGTVAADGYCEQCGTPAASERDHFALSPAPWVGGVCDRGVRHARNEDAMALAASGSFAALVVCDGVSTAPGSDVASLAAAGAALDVLVAGGPEGSAAVTGADPVRRAAWSALLARAAVAGDDAVAASAPGAEPEHAPSCTFVAAVVDEGLLVVGWLGDSRVYWLPDDGTPEQLTADDSGAGELMARGVPRAAAEASPQAHAITRWLGPDAEDVTARTTATVVDGPGWVLVCSDGLWNYCSPAPDVARLVREHAETTGPDPTALAGALVAWANAQGGRDNVTAALARVG; encoded by the coding sequence GTGAGCGGGACGACGAGCGCCGCGACGTGCGCCGGGTGCGGGGGAGCGCTGCACGCCGACGACCGGTTCTGCGAGGCGTGCGGGACGCCGGTCGGCACCGGGCAGGCGCTGCCCCCGGTCCCGCCGCCGCCCGCGGCGAAGGTCGCGGACGAGGACGACGACGACGCGCCCCTGCCGGCCGGCGGCGCGGGCGGCTGCCGCGCGTGCGGCGGCACGGTCGCGGCGGACGGCTACTGCGAGCAGTGCGGCACCCCGGCCGCGTCCGAGCGGGACCACTTCGCGCTGAGCCCCGCACCCTGGGTGGGCGGCGTGTGCGACCGGGGCGTGCGGCACGCGCGCAACGAGGACGCGATGGCGTTGGCGGCCTCGGGGTCGTTCGCGGCGCTCGTCGTCTGTGACGGCGTGTCCACGGCGCCCGGGTCGGACGTCGCGAGCCTGGCCGCCGCCGGTGCGGCGCTCGACGTGCTCGTCGCGGGCGGCCCGGAGGGCTCCGCCGCGGTGACCGGCGCCGACCCGGTGCGGCGGGCCGCGTGGTCGGCGCTGCTGGCCCGAGCGGCGGTCGCGGGCGACGACGCCGTGGCGGCGAGCGCGCCCGGCGCGGAGCCCGAGCACGCGCCGTCGTGCACGTTCGTGGCGGCGGTGGTCGACGAGGGCCTGCTCGTCGTCGGCTGGCTCGGCGACTCGCGCGTGTACTGGCTGCCCGACGACGGGACGCCCGAGCAGCTCACGGCCGACGACTCGGGCGCGGGCGAGCTCATGGCGCGGGGCGTGCCGCGCGCGGCGGCCGAGGCGTCGCCGCAGGCGCACGCCATCACGCGCTGGCTCGGACCGGACGCCGAGGACGTCACCGCGCGCACGACCGCCACCGTGGTCGACGGACCGGGCTGGGTGCTCGTCTGCTCCGACGGCCTGTGGAACTACTGCTCCCCGGCGCCCGACGTCGCGCGGCTCGTGCGCGAGCACGCCGAGACGACCGGCCCGGACCCGACCGCGCTGGCCGGCGCGCTCGTCGCCTGGGCGAACGCGCAGGGTGGACGCGACAACGTCACGGCCGCGCTGGCCCGTGTCGGCTAG
- a CDS encoding serine/threonine-protein kinase, producing MTACTEPGCTGTYEDGYCDVCGSPQAPTAPAGTGVTAPAGTGVTAARAASATSLLGTGIAGTATSPRAAAVGEGDPDAERSTRTGRTSSSRLATAALGSARTAATGSRATRRLGTGSTRLRGARLGAGLTTVPPVPVRDPLQVVMADPQVPERKRFCPSCGAPVGRERDGVPGRTKGFCPKCGTGFDFDPRLAPGDLVGGQYEVVGCLAHGGLGWIYLARDQNVSGRWVVLKGLLNAGDADAYAAAIAERQFLAEVEHPLIVEIYNFVMHDGAGYTVMEYVGGTSLKEMLTARREANAGVNDPLPVAHAIALVLEVLPAFAYLHDVGLLYCDFKPDNVIQQGDAVKLIDLGGVRRVDDLDSAIFGTVGYQAPEVGEVGPSVASDVYTIGRTLVSLVIDFRGNTTTYAASLPAVADTPVFATYDSFYRLVAKACAPDPSDRFATVDELRTQLLGVLREVVAADRGPGHPALHSAASVLFDAPTTDGPHAPLRWDELPTLKVDVHDPAASWLAGVSVADPHQRIQALQDAPEETVEVRLARARAGIEAGEPDVVRAALAQVLDADPWEWRAVWLDGLAQLAAGDPVAARASFNAVYGQVPGELAPKLALAVACELSDEPEIAEQLYVICARSDANYTAVAAFGLARIRRAAGELDGALSALDLVTPTRSSFAEARVQRARLLTASDRGVAALADALAGLERVTVEPQQRVDLRIDVFTAALAEVGRSGAKPSQRIADVPVDEATLRDALEAAYRESAALAPSRDARIALVDRANAVRRWTAW from the coding sequence ATGACCGCCTGCACCGAACCCGGCTGCACCGGGACGTACGAGGACGGCTACTGCGACGTGTGCGGCTCGCCGCAGGCGCCCACGGCCCCCGCCGGGACGGGCGTCACGGCTCCGGCGGGGACGGGAGTCACCGCGGCCCGTGCAGCGTCGGCGACGTCGCTGCTCGGCACGGGCATCGCCGGGACCGCGACGTCCCCGCGCGCCGCGGCCGTGGGTGAGGGCGACCCGGACGCCGAGCGGTCGACCCGCACGGGACGGACCAGCTCGAGCCGGCTGGCGACGGCCGCGCTGGGCTCGGCGCGGACCGCGGCGACGGGCTCGCGCGCGACGCGGCGGCTCGGCACGGGCTCGACCAGGCTTCGCGGCGCGCGCCTCGGCGCGGGCCTCACGACGGTCCCGCCGGTCCCGGTGCGCGACCCGCTGCAGGTCGTCATGGCCGACCCGCAGGTGCCGGAGCGCAAGCGGTTCTGCCCGTCGTGCGGCGCGCCCGTGGGTCGCGAGCGCGACGGCGTGCCGGGACGCACCAAGGGCTTCTGCCCGAAGTGCGGGACGGGCTTCGACTTCGACCCGCGCCTGGCCCCCGGCGACCTCGTCGGCGGCCAGTACGAGGTCGTCGGCTGCCTCGCGCACGGTGGTCTCGGGTGGATCTACCTCGCGCGGGACCAGAACGTCTCGGGCCGGTGGGTCGTGCTCAAGGGCCTGCTCAACGCGGGGGACGCGGACGCCTACGCGGCCGCGATCGCCGAGCGGCAGTTCCTCGCCGAGGTCGAGCACCCGCTGATCGTCGAGATCTACAACTTCGTCATGCACGACGGCGCGGGCTACACCGTCATGGAGTACGTGGGCGGTACGTCGCTCAAGGAGATGCTCACGGCCCGCCGGGAGGCGAACGCGGGCGTGAACGACCCGCTGCCGGTCGCGCACGCGATCGCGCTCGTGCTCGAGGTGCTGCCCGCGTTCGCGTACCTGCACGACGTGGGGCTGCTGTACTGCGACTTCAAGCCGGACAACGTGATCCAGCAGGGCGACGCGGTCAAGCTCATCGACCTGGGCGGCGTGCGCCGGGTCGACGACCTCGACTCGGCGATCTTCGGCACGGTCGGGTACCAGGCGCCCGAGGTCGGGGAGGTCGGCCCGTCGGTCGCGTCCGACGTGTACACGATCGGCCGCACGCTCGTGTCGCTCGTGATCGACTTCCGCGGCAACACCACGACGTACGCCGCCTCGCTGCCTGCCGTCGCGGACACGCCCGTGTTCGCGACGTACGACTCGTTCTACCGTCTGGTCGCCAAGGCGTGCGCGCCGGACCCGTCGGACCGGTTCGCGACCGTCGACGAGCTGCGCACGCAGCTGCTGGGCGTCCTGCGTGAGGTCGTCGCGGCCGACCGCGGCCCGGGCCACCCGGCGCTGCACTCGGCCGCCTCGGTGCTGTTCGACGCGCCGACGACGGACGGCCCGCACGCGCCGCTGCGGTGGGACGAGCTGCCGACGCTCAAGGTCGACGTGCACGACCCTGCGGCGTCCTGGCTCGCGGGCGTGAGCGTCGCGGACCCGCACCAGCGCATCCAGGCGCTCCAGGACGCGCCCGAGGAGACCGTCGAGGTCCGCCTCGCCCGGGCGCGCGCGGGCATCGAGGCGGGCGAGCCGGACGTGGTGCGTGCGGCGCTCGCGCAGGTCCTCGACGCCGACCCGTGGGAGTGGCGCGCGGTCTGGCTCGACGGCCTGGCGCAGCTCGCCGCGGGCGACCCGGTCGCGGCGCGGGCCTCCTTCAACGCGGTGTACGGGCAGGTGCCGGGCGAGCTCGCGCCGAAGCTGGCGCTGGCGGTGGCGTGCGAGCTGTCCGACGAGCCCGAGATCGCCGAGCAGCTCTACGTGATCTGCGCGCGCTCGGACGCCAACTACACGGCGGTCGCCGCGTTCGGGCTGGCGCGGATCCGGCGCGCGGCGGGTGAGCTCGACGGCGCGCTGTCGGCGCTCGACCTGGTGACGCCCACGCGCAGCTCGTTCGCGGAGGCCCGCGTGCAGCGCGCCCGGCTCCTGACCGCGTCGGACCGCGGTGTGGCGGCCCTCGCGGACGCGCTGGCCGGGCTGGAGCGCGTGACGGTCGAGCCGCAGCAGCGCGTGGACCTACGGATCGACGTGTTCACCGCGGCCCTCGCGGAGGTCGGACGCAGCGGTGCGAAGCCGAGCCAGCGGATCGCGGACGTTCCCGTGGACGAGGCGACGCTGCGCGACGCGCTCGAGGCCGCGTACCGCGAGTCCGCGGCGCTCGCGCCGTCGCGTGACGCGCGGATCGCGCTCGTCGACCGCGCCAACGCCGTGCGGCGGTGGACGGCGTGGTGA